In Hymenobacter gelipurpurascens, one DNA window encodes the following:
- a CDS encoding DMT family transporter → MKNAIRVHAALFVVSLIYAANYSISKDVMPRYMGPFGLVLLRIVGAALFFGIVSRIVAPHDRIAGRADNLRAIACGLLGIGLNQLLFFSGLNLTSPINASLIQTVAPIVTVLASVVLLGERLTLPRLLGIGLAGVGAALIILGRGHGATAAPGQDTMLGNLYILLNATAFGVYLVIVMPLMRKYHPFTVLARIFLVGAVLAVPAGWQQVQAPDYASFPPGIWAAIVYMVVCLTIMAYLLNNWALKYASPSLLGAYIYLQPALAVLIAVSLGKDTLTTAKALQALLIFGGVFLVSRKPKTQLAAEAIPLEAVQD, encoded by the coding sequence ATGAAAAATGCTATACGAGTTCACGCGGCCTTGTTTGTGGTGTCCCTGATTTATGCGGCCAACTACAGCATTTCCAAGGATGTGATGCCGCGCTACATGGGGCCGTTTGGGCTGGTTTTGCTGCGAATTGTGGGGGCGGCGCTGTTCTTTGGCATCGTGAGCCGCATCGTGGCACCCCACGACCGTATTGCGGGCCGCGCCGATAATCTGCGGGCCATTGCGTGTGGCCTGCTGGGCATTGGCCTGAACCAGCTGCTGTTCTTCTCAGGCCTTAACCTCACCTCACCCATCAATGCTTCGCTTATCCAAACTGTGGCGCCCATCGTGACGGTATTAGCCTCGGTGGTGCTGCTGGGCGAGCGGCTGACGCTGCCGCGATTGTTAGGGATAGGCCTAGCGGGCGTAGGGGCAGCGCTTATTATACTAGGCCGGGGCCACGGAGCCACCGCCGCGCCGGGCCAGGACACGATGCTCGGTAACTTGTATATCCTGCTCAATGCCACGGCGTTTGGCGTGTACCTGGTGATTGTGATGCCCCTGATGCGCAAATACCACCCATTTACGGTGCTGGCGCGCATATTTCTGGTGGGCGCGGTGCTGGCGGTGCCGGCCGGCTGGCAGCAAGTGCAGGCGCCCGATTATGCCAGCTTCCCGCCCGGCATTTGGGCCGCCATTGTGTACATGGTAGTGTGCCTGACGATTATGGCCTACCTGCTGAACAACTGGGCACTGAAATACGCCTCGCCTTCCCTGCTGGGGGCTTACATCTACCTGCAGCCGGCGCTGGCAGTGCTTATCGCCGTGAGCCTGGGTAAAGACACGCTTACCACAGCCAAGGCACTGCAGGCTCTGCTGATTTTCGGGGGTGTATTTCTGGTCAGCCGGAAGCCTAAAACCCAGCTCGCGGCAGAAGCCATACCGCTGGAAGCCGTGCAGGATTAG
- a CDS encoding S9 family peptidase, with protein MLQHTVRRLGMVAFLLLAGTATVQAQVGPGTQWTKDGYGYMSTKNDEIVQLDARDPSKSVTLISKAQLTPVGQSAPLKVRRFAFSDNGRQVLLNTNTKKVWRYDTRGDYWVYNLDGNKLTQLGKGRPESSLMFAKFSPDGSKVAYVSEHNLYVENLADNTITPLTTDGTTGLINGTFDWVYEEELDCRDGFRWSPDGQKLAYWQLDATKTRNYLMLNTTDALYPFTVPVEYPVVGEDPSRCRIGVVPVAGGATKWMDVPGDAVQHYIPRMEWAGANELILQQLNRRQNESKLMLATAATGAVRPVYSETDKAWIDAKDGAVGWNWIDGGKSFVWSSEKDGWRHLYNVDRKGKATLLTKGDYDVISLENINEKEGKIYFMASPTNATQTYLYQVPLKGGKAVRVTPQNLAGSHSYDVSPNGKIALHNYSSAAVYPVSDVVSLPAHQRLNGGETPEQAKSMKMPKVEFFQVKTADGVTLDGWMIKPNNFDPAKKYPIVFYVYGEPASQTVTDRFGTGFNRLYQGNMAEDGYIYASLENRGAPAPRGREFRKAIYHNIGSLNIRDQAMGAKEVLKNSFVDTSRVAVWGWSGGGSSTLSLLFQYPQIYKTGISIAAVDNQLNYDNIYQERYMGLVPEDKHYFVDNSPLAHAKNLRGNLLLIHGTGDDNVHYNNAEQMINELVKNNKTFQLMAYPNRTHGISEGEGTSRHLAATYTKFLKENCPPGAR; from the coding sequence ATGCTACAACACACAGTACGCCGTCTCGGAATGGTCGCCTTCCTGCTGCTGGCCGGAACCGCCACCGTGCAGGCACAAGTTGGCCCCGGCACGCAGTGGACCAAAGATGGCTACGGCTACATGAGCACGAAGAACGACGAAATCGTGCAGCTCGACGCCCGCGACCCCAGCAAGTCCGTCACGCTCATCAGCAAAGCTCAGCTGACGCCCGTAGGCCAGTCGGCACCGCTGAAGGTGCGGCGCTTTGCCTTCTCCGACAACGGCCGTCAGGTGCTGCTCAATACCAACACTAAGAAAGTATGGCGCTACGATACGCGCGGCGACTACTGGGTGTACAACCTCGATGGCAACAAGCTGACGCAGTTGGGCAAAGGTCGCCCGGAGTCGTCGCTGATGTTCGCCAAATTCTCGCCCGATGGCAGCAAGGTGGCCTACGTGAGCGAGCACAACCTCTATGTAGAAAACCTGGCCGACAACACCATCACGCCACTCACTACGGATGGCACCACAGGCCTCATCAATGGCACCTTCGATTGGGTGTATGAAGAAGAGCTGGATTGCCGCGACGGTTTCCGCTGGAGCCCCGATGGCCAGAAACTGGCCTACTGGCAGCTCGACGCCACCAAGACGCGCAACTACCTGATGCTGAACACTACGGATGCGCTGTACCCATTCACAGTGCCCGTGGAGTACCCCGTAGTAGGCGAAGACCCCAGCCGCTGCCGCATTGGCGTAGTGCCGGTCGCGGGCGGTGCTACCAAGTGGATGGATGTGCCCGGCGACGCTGTGCAGCACTACATTCCGCGCATGGAGTGGGCCGGCGCCAACGAGCTGATTCTGCAGCAGCTGAACCGGCGGCAGAACGAGAGCAAGCTGATGTTGGCTACTGCCGCTACCGGTGCTGTACGCCCCGTTTACAGCGAAACCGACAAGGCCTGGATTGACGCTAAAGACGGTGCCGTGGGCTGGAACTGGATTGATGGTGGCAAGAGTTTCGTGTGGTCGAGCGAAAAAGATGGCTGGCGCCACCTCTACAACGTAGACCGCAAAGGCAAAGCCACGCTCCTGACCAAAGGCGACTACGACGTTATCAGCCTGGAAAATATCAACGAGAAGGAAGGCAAGATTTACTTCATGGCCTCCCCCACCAATGCCACCCAGACCTACCTGTATCAGGTGCCGCTGAAGGGCGGCAAGGCCGTACGCGTGACGCCTCAGAACCTGGCCGGCTCGCACAGCTACGATGTTTCGCCTAACGGCAAGATTGCCTTGCACAACTACTCCAGCGCAGCCGTGTACCCTGTTTCTGACGTCGTATCGTTGCCCGCGCACCAGCGCCTCAACGGCGGCGAAACGCCTGAGCAAGCCAAGAGCATGAAGATGCCCAAGGTGGAATTCTTCCAGGTGAAAACCGCCGATGGCGTGACGCTGGATGGCTGGATGATAAAGCCCAACAACTTCGACCCCGCCAAGAAATACCCCATTGTGTTCTATGTGTACGGCGAGCCAGCCAGCCAGACGGTTACGGACCGCTTCGGCACGGGCTTCAACCGCCTCTACCAGGGCAACATGGCCGAGGATGGCTACATCTACGCCTCTCTGGAAAACCGAGGTGCTCCGGCGCCGCGCGGCCGCGAGTTCCGCAAGGCCATCTACCACAACATCGGCAGCCTCAACATCCGCGACCAGGCCATGGGCGCGAAGGAAGTCCTGAAAAACAGCTTCGTAGATACCAGCCGCGTGGCGGTGTGGGGCTGGAGCGGCGGTGGCTCTTCTACCCTCAGCCTGCTGTTCCAATACCCCCAGATCTATAAAACGGGCATCTCCATTGCGGCCGTCGACAACCAGCTCAACTACGACAACATCTACCAGGAGCGCTACATGGGTCTCGTGCCCGAAGACAAGCACTACTTCGTGGATAACTCGCCGCTGGCCCACGCCAAAAACCTGCGCGGCAACCTGCTGCTCATCCACGGCACCGGCGACGACAACGTGCACTACAACAACGCCGAGCAGATGATTAATGAGCTGGTGAAAAACAACAAAACCTTCCAGCTGATGGCCTACCCCAACCGGACCCATGGCATCTCGGAAGGCGAAGGCACCAGCCGCCATTTGGCCGCCACCTACACCAAGTTCCTGAAGGAAAACTGCCCTCCCGGCGCCCGATAG
- a CDS encoding replication-associated recombination protein A — protein sequence MRPRTLDEYAGQKHLIGPEGVLRRYLAAGRLPSLILWGPPGVGKTTLANLLAQELGQPFASLSAVNAGVKDVREVIEKAKRQRGTVLFIDEIHRFSKSQQDALLGAVEQGIVTLIGATTENPSFEVIPAVLSRAQVYVLEPLSKEVLTGLVDKALAEDEILKQKKVRVADYGALLMISGGDARKLLNLLDIVVEASRPDPKTGEIVITNEGVQQLAQQHLARYDKGGEMHYDVISAFIKSIRGSDPNAALYYLAVMLEGGEDVKFIARRLLILASEDVGLANPNALILAQSCFQAVTVIGMPESDIILGQTVVYLATSPKSNASYKAIREARALVRQQGVQPVPIALRNAPTKLMEELGYGDQYMYSHDYEGNFAYQEFMPEQLSGRVFYHPGHNPAETKAQERLRHLWGEKYGY from the coding sequence ATGCGCCCACGCACCCTGGATGAATACGCCGGGCAAAAGCACCTCATCGGGCCCGAAGGCGTGCTGCGGCGCTATCTGGCAGCGGGCCGCCTGCCCAGCCTGATTCTGTGGGGCCCGCCGGGCGTGGGCAAAACTACGCTCGCCAACCTGCTGGCCCAGGAGCTAGGCCAGCCTTTCGCCTCCCTGAGCGCCGTGAATGCGGGCGTAAAAGATGTGCGCGAAGTAATCGAGAAAGCCAAGCGCCAGCGTGGCACGGTGCTCTTCATTGATGAAATTCACCGCTTCAGCAAGTCGCAGCAGGATGCGCTGCTGGGAGCAGTGGAGCAGGGGATTGTCACGCTGATTGGGGCCACCACCGAGAACCCCTCGTTTGAGGTGATTCCGGCCGTACTAAGCCGGGCGCAGGTATATGTGCTGGAGCCGCTCAGCAAGGAAGTCTTGACTGGCCTAGTAGACAAAGCGCTGGCCGAGGACGAAATTTTGAAGCAGAAAAAGGTGCGCGTAGCCGACTATGGCGCCCTGCTCATGATATCCGGTGGTGATGCGCGCAAGCTCCTTAACCTGCTGGATATTGTGGTGGAAGCCAGCCGGCCCGACCCCAAAACCGGCGAAATCGTCATCACCAACGAAGGCGTGCAGCAGCTGGCCCAGCAGCACCTCGCCCGCTACGACAAAGGCGGCGAAATGCACTACGATGTCATTTCGGCCTTCATCAAGAGCATCCGAGGCTCCGACCCCAATGCGGCGCTGTACTACCTGGCCGTGATGCTGGAAGGCGGCGAAGATGTGAAGTTCATTGCCCGCCGTCTGCTCATTCTGGCTTCCGAAGATGTAGGTTTGGCTAACCCCAATGCGCTTATTCTGGCGCAAAGCTGCTTCCAGGCCGTTACGGTTATTGGCATGCCGGAGTCGGATATTATTCTGGGCCAGACGGTGGTATACCTCGCCACCTCGCCTAAGAGCAACGCCAGCTACAAAGCCATCCGGGAGGCGCGGGCCTTGGTGCGGCAGCAAGGCGTGCAGCCCGTGCCTATTGCGCTCCGCAACGCGCCCACCAAGCTCATGGAGGAGCTAGGCTACGGCGACCAGTACATGTACTCCCACGACTACGAGGGCAACTTCGCCTACCAGGAGTTTATGCCCGAGCAACTCAGCGGCCGCGTGTTCTACCATCCTGGCCACAACCCCGCCGAAACTAAAGCCCAGGAACGCCTGCGCCACCTTTGGGGCGAGAAGTACGGGTACTAG
- the sppA gene encoding signal peptide peptidase SppA, whose translation MRQFFKYVLATFTGLILFALIGFLLMIGLIVGLASSDKEVTVASNSVLELTLDKPIAEREFDNPFSGFTGGQNSSIGLDELKASIRRAKNDDDIKGIFLNLELVQGGMASLEEVRHELLEFKKSGKFLVSYTDAQSEKSYYLASVADKLYLNPQGTLEFNGLSSETMYYKNLFDKLGVQAQIFRVGSFKSAVEPYFRTNMSDSARLQTSSFLNSINNAMLADVSTARKLAPARLKVISDSMLVHNADDAKRLGLVTNLGYYDQATDYMKGKLGLAKDKKLSLINLSDYSKADDKDDDVTSGNRIAVIYAEGDIVTGKGGNSSIGSTRFAEAIRKARLDDKVKAVVLRVNSPGGSSLASDIIYREVMLTKKVKPVIASMSDVAASGGYFIAMGCDTIVAHPTTITGSIGVFGVLPNIEPMLREKLGVTTDRVTTGKFSDFPTITRALTPFEQSQFQNEINRIYADFTTKAAAGRHMPVERLRRLASGRVWSGSEAKARGLVDVLGSFDDALRIAARRAKLKDGDYRIQKLPRQKSFAEAVFSSFSEEARLTLVKQEMGPLYPMYEQYKTLSEMKGVQARIPFEMNIQ comes from the coding sequence ATGAGACAATTTTTTAAATACGTACTGGCCACCTTCACCGGGCTGATACTTTTTGCTTTGATAGGCTTCCTGCTAATGATTGGGCTGATTGTAGGCCTGGCCTCCTCAGATAAGGAAGTGACCGTGGCCAGCAACTCGGTGCTGGAGCTTACCCTGGATAAGCCCATTGCCGAACGGGAATTTGACAACCCGTTTTCGGGCTTTACCGGCGGGCAAAACAGCAGCATTGGACTGGACGAGTTGAAGGCCAGCATCCGCCGCGCCAAAAACGACGACGACATCAAGGGTATTTTCCTGAACCTGGAGCTGGTGCAGGGCGGCATGGCTTCTCTGGAAGAAGTGCGCCACGAGCTGCTCGAATTCAAAAAGTCGGGCAAGTTTTTGGTGTCGTACACCGATGCGCAGTCGGAAAAAAGCTACTACCTGGCTTCCGTGGCCGATAAGTTGTACCTGAACCCCCAGGGCACGCTGGAGTTCAACGGCCTCAGCTCCGAGACCATGTACTACAAAAACCTGTTTGATAAGCTGGGCGTGCAGGCGCAGATTTTCCGGGTGGGCTCGTTCAAGAGTGCTGTAGAGCCGTATTTCCGCACCAACATGTCGGATTCGGCGCGACTACAGACGTCGTCGTTCCTCAACTCCATCAACAACGCCATGCTCGCCGATGTATCGACGGCGCGCAAGCTGGCTCCGGCCCGCCTGAAAGTCATTTCCGACTCGATGCTGGTGCACAATGCTGATGATGCCAAGCGCCTCGGCCTCGTGACAAACCTGGGCTACTACGACCAGGCCACCGACTACATGAAGGGCAAGCTGGGTCTGGCGAAAGACAAAAAGCTCAGCCTGATTAACCTGAGCGACTATTCCAAGGCCGACGATAAGGACGACGACGTAACCAGCGGCAACCGCATTGCCGTCATTTATGCGGAAGGCGATATTGTAACGGGCAAGGGCGGCAACAGCAGCATTGGCAGCACGCGCTTCGCCGAGGCCATCCGCAAAGCTCGCCTCGATGATAAAGTGAAGGCGGTAGTGCTGCGCGTGAACTCGCCCGGCGGTTCTTCGCTGGCTTCCGACATCATTTACCGCGAGGTGATGCTGACCAAGAAAGTGAAGCCCGTCATTGCCAGCATGTCGGATGTGGCGGCCAGCGGCGGCTACTTCATTGCCATGGGCTGCGACACGATTGTGGCTCACCCCACCACCATTACGGGCAGCATTGGGGTGTTTGGCGTGTTGCCGAACATTGAGCCCATGCTGCGCGAGAAACTCGGCGTGACGACGGACCGCGTGACCACGGGCAAGTTCTCCGACTTCCCGACCATCACGCGCGCCCTCACACCCTTCGAGCAAAGCCAGTTCCAGAACGAAATCAACCGCATCTACGCCGACTTTACCACAAAAGCCGCTGCTGGCCGCCATATGCCCGTGGAGCGTCTGCGCCGCCTGGCCTCGGGCCGCGTGTGGTCAGGCTCGGAAGCCAAGGCCCGTGGCCTGGTAGATGTGTTAGGCTCGTTTGACGACGCGCTGCGCATTGCGGCCCGCCGCGCCAAGTTGAAGGACGGCGACTACCGCATTCAGAAGCTGCCCCGCCAGAAGTCCTTCGCCGAAGCCGTGTTCAGCAGCTTCAGCGAGGAAGCCCGCCTGACTCTTGTGAAGCAGGAAATGGGCCCGCTGTACCCCATGTACGAGCAGTACAAAACTCTCTCGGAAATGAAAGGCGTACAAGCCCGCATTCCCTTTGAGATGAACATTCAGTAA
- a CDS encoding flavin-containing monooxygenase — translation MSSTHLPTQEPLLDVLIVGAGLSGIGAAAALQKRCPSKRYAILEAREAVGGTWDLFRYPGIRSDSDMYTLGYGFKPWKNPKAIADGPAIRSYIEETAQENGIVQHIRFGHQVVSAAWSSQKACWTVGVKVMATGEHRSLSARFLYVCSGYYSYEEAYRPHFPDEEVYQGTVVLPQFWPEGLDYTNKRVVVVGSGATAVTLVPAMAKTAAHITMLQRSPSYVVSRPSEDAIAAKLRRYLPARLAYWATRWKNVLESIILYRVARQKPELAKKQIVHLAKRQLGPEYDVATHFTPRYKPWDQRVCVVPDGDLFRALRTGQATVVTDEIERFTATGLQLKSGQKLPAELVVLATGLKIKLLGGMKLNIDGRPVESNEALAYKGMMLSDVPNFAMAFGYTNASWTLKADLTAGFVCRLLRYMDRRKIDIAVPRRQEGVTPEPFLNFTSGYVQRAQQVLPKQGSRRPWQVYQNYLQDLLTIRYGRIADGVLHFGRKGQQP, via the coding sequence ATGTCATCTACTCACCTCCCAACTCAGGAACCGCTTCTAGATGTTCTGATTGTTGGGGCCGGCTTATCCGGGATTGGGGCTGCCGCCGCCCTGCAAAAGCGCTGCCCCAGCAAGCGCTACGCCATTCTGGAAGCGCGAGAGGCAGTGGGAGGGACCTGGGACCTGTTTCGGTATCCTGGTATTCGGTCCGACTCCGACATGTACACCCTGGGCTATGGATTCAAGCCCTGGAAGAATCCCAAAGCCATTGCCGACGGGCCTGCCATTCGGAGCTACATTGAGGAGACGGCCCAGGAAAATGGCATTGTCCAGCATATTCGTTTCGGTCATCAGGTAGTCAGTGCCGCGTGGTCGAGCCAGAAGGCCTGCTGGACGGTAGGAGTGAAGGTGATGGCCACGGGAGAGCACCGTAGCCTTAGTGCCCGGTTTCTGTATGTGTGCAGCGGCTACTACAGCTATGAAGAGGCCTACCGCCCTCATTTCCCAGACGAGGAGGTTTACCAGGGCACCGTAGTACTTCCGCAGTTCTGGCCTGAGGGGCTAGACTACACCAACAAGCGCGTGGTGGTGGTGGGCAGCGGTGCTACGGCCGTAACGCTGGTACCAGCCATGGCCAAAACGGCGGCACACATTACCATGCTCCAGCGCTCCCCTTCGTATGTGGTTTCCAGGCCCTCAGAGGATGCTATTGCGGCCAAGCTGCGCCGGTATCTACCGGCCCGACTGGCCTACTGGGCCACCCGCTGGAAAAACGTACTGGAAAGCATCATTCTGTATCGGGTGGCGCGCCAGAAGCCGGAGCTGGCCAAGAAACAGATTGTGCATCTGGCCAAGCGGCAGCTGGGCCCTGAGTATGATGTGGCCACGCATTTCACGCCGCGCTACAAACCCTGGGACCAACGGGTGTGCGTGGTGCCCGACGGCGACTTGTTTCGGGCGCTACGAACGGGGCAGGCTACCGTTGTGACCGATGAGATTGAGCGCTTCACGGCTACTGGCCTACAACTCAAGTCGGGCCAGAAACTGCCCGCCGAGCTAGTAGTGCTGGCTACGGGCTTGAAAATCAAGCTGCTTGGCGGTATGAAGCTGAACATCGACGGCCGCCCCGTAGAGTCTAATGAGGCCCTTGCCTACAAAGGCATGATGCTCAGCGACGTGCCCAACTTCGCCATGGCCTTCGGGTACACCAACGCCTCCTGGACCCTTAAGGCCGACCTTACCGCGGGCTTCGTGTGCCGACTGCTCCGCTACATGGACCGCCGCAAGATAGATATTGCCGTGCCCCGCCGGCAGGAGGGCGTAACGCCGGAGCCCTTCCTCAACTTCACTTCCGGATACGTGCAGCGCGCGCAGCAGGTACTACCGAAACAGGGCTCCCGCCGCCCCTGGCAGGTGTACCAGAACTACCTGCAGGATTTGCTGACTATTCGCTACGGCCGCATTGCCGATGGGGTGCTGCACTTTGGCCGCAAAGGACAGCAGCCTTGA